One genomic region from Yarrowia lipolytica chromosome 1C, complete sequence encodes:
- a CDS encoding uncharacterized protein (Compare to YALI0C23100g, similar to Saccharomyces cerevisiae TIP41 (YPR040W); ancestral locus Anc_7.457, similar to uniprot|Q12199 Saccharomyces cerevisiae YPR040W protein), translated as MPSISEKGWTVTAEKRPILNAAEIDAAEARLGIPVPEMIFGNNIIKIEHEASGWSINFDAINALDLVDKTGEPTGLVVAHSKHWLATREETAEEEIQIINKPFDWTYSPKYLGDVQQGKCEAEWKPCPEPLPLDKLTLPDPILFFDDMVLYEDELADNGSAVLSVKIRVMPKRLLLLSRFFLRVDGVKFRIRDTRVYIEFEEGLVVREYQTQEEDYDKVKKRVRGAINGDYGQFLRDINWVSKNMPTNEIERQKMIVS; from the coding sequence ATGCCGTCCATTTCAGAAAAAGGGTGGACTGTGACTGCCGAGAAGCGGCCGATTCTCAATGCTGCAGAAATCGACGCGGCCGAAGCCCGTCTTGGAATCCCAGTGCCCGAAATGATCTTCGGCAACAACATCATTAAAATCGAACATGAAGCGTCAGGTTGGAGCATCAATTTCGACGCTATCAACGCCCTGGATCTCGTGGACAAGACAGGTGAGCCCACCGGACTGGTGGTGGCCCACTCCAAACATTGGCTGGCAACGCGAGAAGAGACGGCGGAGGAAGAGATTCAGATTATCAACAAACCATTCGACTGGACTTACTCGCCAAAGTACCTGGGAGACGTGCAACAGGGCAAGTGTGAGGCTGAATGGAAGCCATGCCCGGAGCCATTACCGCTGGACAAGCTGACTCTACCGGATCCCATCCTCTTCTTTGACGATATGGTGCTTTATGAAGACGAGCTGGCAGACAACGGAAGTGCGGTTCTGTCAGTCAAGATCAGAGTCATGCCCAAAcgactgctgctgctcagtCGCTTCTTTCTGAGAGTAGACGGCGTCAAGTTCCGAATCAGAGACACACGAGTGTACATTGAGTTCGAGGAGGGCCTGGTGGTCAGAGAGTACCAGActcaggaggaggactacgacaaggtcaagaagcGGGTGCGAGGAGCAATCAACGGCGACTACGGTCAGTTCCTCAGAGATATCAACTGGGTCAGCAAAAACATGCCCACTAATGAGATTGAGAGACAAAAGATGATTGTGAGTTGA
- a CDS encoding uncharacterized protein (Compare to YALI0C23188g, weakly similar to uniprot|Q8NIY9 Neurospora crassa Conserved hypothetical protein, similar to Saccharomyces cerevisiae YJR088C; ancestral locus Anc_7.458), whose translation MSLVQSAERAEYLNLNTEQLKQLHEQSTRFLAGRHYNLSDDDRYALFEQHFYLALLVGDSREAEITYQKLADRFGEDTGRIGKLKSMLIDRQLGPKDALMYLQGRPESDLPCWKARIALLRDTGVADLYISELVKYLEVVPTDPEAWSELAEAYAACEKWGDAISAVEEVLLCAPLAYNMFARLGELYLAAGDAGEAISHFCRAVELCPVYIRAWCGILVAISKHKKGNDKLKAVATKQLEKLIKEKKGSEGDIAAAKLILA comes from the coding sequence ATGAGTCTAGTGCAATCTGCTGAACGAGCAGAGTATCTGAATCTCAACACGGAGCAGCTGAAGCAATTGCATGAGCAGTCCACGCGGTTTCTGGCCGGCCGACACTACAACCTGTCTGATGACGACCGATATGCCCTCTTTGAACAGCACTTTTATCTCGCTCTGCTGGTCGGTGACTCCAGAGAGGCCGAAATAACATACCAGAAGCTGGCCGACCGGTTCGGCGAAGACACGGGCCGAATCGGCAAGCTCAAGTCGATGCTGATTGACAGACAATTGGGCCCCAAGGATGCTCTGATGTACCTCCAGGGACGTCCCGAAAGCGATCTGCCGTGCTGGAAGGCCCGAATCGCTCTTCTCAGAGACACAGGAGTGGCTGATCTGTACATTTCCGAGCTGGTCAAGTACCTGGAGGTGGTGCCTACCGATCCAGAGGCGTGGTCTGAGCTCGCCGAGGCCTATGCTGCCTGTGAGAAGTGGGGAGACGCCATTTCGgccgtggaggaggtgctTCTGTGTGCTCCTCTCGCATACAATATGTTTGCGCGCCTGGGAGAGCTGTATCTTGCAGCAGGGGATGCTGGAGAGGCAATTTCGCACTTTTGCCGAGCGGTGGAACTGTGTCCTGTCTACATTCGGGCATGGTGTGGTATTCTTGTGGCCATCAGCAAGCACAAGAAGGGCAacgacaagctcaaggctGTAGCCACTaagcagctggagaagctgattaaggagaagaagggcagCGAGGGAGATATTGCTGCCGCCAAGCTCATTTTGGCGTAA
- a CDS encoding uncharacterized protein (Compare to YALI0C23166g, similar to Saccharomyces cerevisiae NUP49 (YGL172W); ancestral locus Anc_8.125, similar to uniprot|Q02199 Saccharomyces cerevisiae YGL172w NUP49 nuclear pore protein P2.390.f2.1) — translation MASVTCCSVVVFTPSIRLHPQPCWLNKQNYQQHAAKQTKLLETPSPHRYIMFGSTGFGQKPGGFGAANTGTTGNTGGGFSFGQNNNSNSTNTNTGGGFGFGQNNTNQTSNTGGNTGGGFSFGQNNNAGASNTGNTGGGLFGAKPAATTGGGLFGQNTNTAGTTGTTGTSGGFSFGQNNNNTTSNTSTTGGGLFGAKPAAPSGGGLFGQNTSNTANTGTTGTTGGLFGQNNNAASTNTGGGLFGAKPATTTTSGGGLFGAKPATTGTGFGGGFGQNTNTNTNTGGLGFGQQQQQQQQQQQQQQQLTVTPLTRPSDLPEHMQKEFEQIDEYIQQQARICDELSTNKLQHQEMIESIPRDAELISRKYITAYEALVHDSENMNEIKTRSDIAAQEAQTCFNLLSYLTSQTPGRLNSNRPAGAPRENGDPLLNYFKTKCEEYEKRIEELAKVTAEVEAGVVGLEQSGPQNPSVVIDNFTISLEELYKLFMGLGNRVAELHHVVERLEQRK, via the coding sequence ATGGCCTCCGTTACCTGCTGCTCTGTTGTAGTGTTTACACCATCCATCCGCTTACATCCTCAGCCTTGTTGGCTTAATAAGCAAAATTATCAACAGCATGCAGCAAAACAAACCAAACTTTTAGAGACGCCATCACCACACAGATACATCATGTTCGGCAGCACTGGATTCGGACAGAAGCCCGGAGGCTTTGGCGCCGCCAATACCGGCACGACCGGTAACACTGGTGGCGGGTTTTCGTTCGGCCAGAATAACAATTCCAACTCCACTAACACCAACACTGGCGGAGGATTCGGGTTTGGCCAGAACAACACCAATCAGACCAGCAACACGGGCGGTAACACTGGAGGAGGCTTTTCGTTTGGCCAAAACAACAATGCTGGAGCCTCTAACACCGGAAACACCGGAGGAGGACTTTTTGGAGCCAAGCCTGCTGCCACCACTGGAGGAGGGCTGTTTGGTCAGAACACAAACACTGCCGGTACTACTGGTACTACAGGCACATCTGGAGGTTTCTCTTTCGGCcagaacaacaacaacaccactTCGAACACAAGCACAACCGGAGGCGGTCTCTTTGGAGCTAAGCCTGCTGCCCCCTCAGGTGGGGGGCTGTTTGGACAGAACACATCCAATACTGCCAACACCGGAACCACAGGCACCACCGGTGGACTTTTCGGCCAGAACAACAACGCCGCTTCTACTAACACGGGCGGCGGACTGTTTGGTGCAAAACCCGCCACCACTACTACTTCAGGAGGTGGTCTTTTCGGTGCTAAGCCTGCTACTACCGGTACCGgctttggaggaggatttGGACagaacacaaacacaaacacaaatACTGGAGGACTTGGATTTggtcagcaacagcaacagcagcagcaacaacagcaacaacagcagcaattGACCGTCACTCCTCTGACCAGACCGTCGGATCTACCGGAACATATGCAGAAGGAGTTTGAACAGATCGACGAATACattcagcagcaggcccGAATATGCGATGAGCTGTCCACGAACAAGCTGCAGCATCAGGAGATGATCGAGTCGATCCCCCGAGATGCTGAGCTCATCTCCAGAAAGTACATCACTGCTTACGAGGCTCTGGTGCACGACTCCGAAAACATGAACGAGATCAAGACTCGATCAGACATTGCCGCACAAGAGGCGCAGACGTGTTTCAACCTGCTCAGCTACCTGACCAGTCAGACTCCTGGCCgtctcaactccaaccgACCCGCTGGAGCTCCCAGAGAGAACGGCGATCCTCTGCTCAACTACTTTAAGACAAAGTGTgaggagtacgagaagCGAATTGAGGAGCTGGCAAAGGTGACggccgaggtggaggcTGGTGTTGTGGGACTGGAACAAAGCGGACCTCAGAACCCTTCTGTGGTCATTGACAACTTTACCATTtcgctggaggagctatACAAGCTGTTCATGGGTCTTGGAAACCGGGTGGCCGAGTTGCATCATGTTGTCGAGCGGCTTGAGCAGCGGAAGTAA
- a CDS encoding uncharacterized protein (Compare to YALI0C23122g, similar to Saccharomyces cerevisiae YNL168C; ancestral locus Anc_2.85, similar to uniprot|Q9P7L4 Schizosaccharomyces pombe Similar to prokaryotic 2-hydroxyhepta-2 4-diene-1 7-dioate isomerase) yields MFGTPAVCSLSSAALHPRLPNLTFQVGRISHSDLFITNHTNSMATRFAQQARKILCIGRNYVEHIKELNNTAPSKPFFFLKPSSSILLPNEGPMLVPSGTVVHYEVELAAILGKELKNLNPKTFTEQDAIDAIDGYALAVDMTARNVQDEAKKKGLPWSIGKGFDTFLPISNFIPKSQIPDPHNVHLHLEINGQTKQSDNTNLMIFKLPQILSTMSSIMTLQPGDIILTGTPKGVGPVNPGDRMTAGISVDGKELEAKVDVQVEQKPGPYVYSQI; encoded by the coding sequence ATGTTCGGAACTCCGGCGGTTTGTTCACTGTCATCAGCCGCTCTGCACCCCAGACTCCCAAACTTAACATTTCAGGTCGGACGGATCAGTCATTCCGACTTGttcatcaccaaccacaCTAACAGCATGGCTACCCGATTTGCCCAGCAGGCCCGAAAAATCCTGTGCATTGGCCGAAACTACGTCGAGcacatcaaggagctcaatAACACGGCTCCCTCCaagcccttcttcttcctcaagCCCTCGTCTTCCATCCTGCTCCCCAACGAGGGTCCCATGCTCGTGCCCTCGGGAACTGTTGTGCACTACGAGGTAGAGCTGGCTGCAATTCTCggcaaggagctcaagaacctcaacCCCAAGACTTTCACTGAGCAGGACGCCATTGACGCCATTGATGGCTACGCTCTGGCTGTTGACATGACTGCTCGAAACGTGCAGGACGAggcgaagaagaagggtcTGCCCTGGTCAATTGGCAAGGGGTTCGATACCTTCCTGcccatctccaacttcaTTCCCAAGAGCCAGATCCCCGATCCTCACAACGTGCATCTTCACCTTGAAATCAACGGACAAACTAAACAGTCCGATAACACCAACCTGATGATCTTCAAGCTGCCCCAGATTCTGTCCACCATGAGCAGCATCATGACTCTTCAGCCCGGTGATATTATTCTCACTGGAACCCCCAAGGGAGTGGGTCCTGTTAACCCTGGAGATCGAATGACCGCCGGTATCTCTGTTGATGGAAAGGAGCTCGAGGCCAAGGTCGATGTTCAGGTTGAGCAGAAGCCTGGTCCTTACGTTTATTCTCAGATCTAA
- a CDS encoding uncharacterized protein (Compare to YALI0C23144g, similar to Saccharomyces cerevisiae KEM1 (YGL173C); ancestral locus Anc_8.126, similar to uniprot|P22147 Saccharomyces cerevisiae YGL173c KEM1 multifunctional nuclease P2.117.f2.1), whose amino-acid sequence MGIPKFFRYISERWPLISQQVIDTQIPEYDNLYLDMNSILHVCTHKDADVTFQLTEEQMFRAIFEYIEHLFSKIRPKKLFFMAIDGVAPRAKMNQQRSRRFRTALDAEKAKAKALEEGTILKEDQFDSNAITPGTEFMEKLTTQLNYFVHKKVSEDADWQNIDIVLSGHEVPGEGEHKINECIRINKAQPDYDPNTRHCVYGLDADLIMLGLGSHDPHFSLLREEVVFGPRRAGPKALEEQNFYLLHISLLREYLELEFQDLADEISFPYDFERILDDYILLFFFVGNDFLPNLPQIHINEDSHALFVELYKKVMKISDGYINDRGNINLQRLDLFLAEMEKFEIGIFEEQAIDLAWINKDLPELTQKYKSKRGEKLYLSPQQKELVVQKLRPFVDAHLKNKSKSDYDPDNLPEIVFDTLSEECESLVKEISLDLDCRFLKNSSTSCMLIVDYDGLRDEESPEEATQRFIGYSQTLKRYEAAPVKTAEALAQREEIYNQKFEEWKDDYYKKKFGWSTTTDEGKAELKALTENYVEGLQWILHYYYDGVPSWSWYYGYHYAPRVSDVRKGLQANLKFKAGQPFKPFQQLMGVLPERSKKLLPQAYWPLMADSNSPIYDFYPNDFELDKNGKKADWEAVVKIPFVDESRLLTAMATKETGLTAGENKRNAFGNNLLFKYSPQQDYVYPSSMPGVFQNLEHCHCVVEKFDLPSMDGLDVVIGKKDGSKWGKDMLSGFPSLKTLPYTYDIEAAGVRIFQQDSRNNTLVLNIINSYKNRSPESIARELMDQSIYVNYPYLREAKVIAVSDELFSYTFENGKVNKSPHSDTMAKEWATGSRKIKNDYIKKQGIKSGNIFVVLHVRFLAGMKKGDDGSLVKDFTGATGSFPVQTIVEKVVNEDERYKERAAQPIAAEFPLESRVILMSDFCYGAEAQVVNHIGNTKMDLQVKKSAPNSPAVVLADVGKKIARTEYATTKYYPSYQAAKMAGIQSSLLGRICSKCLIQKGDSKIDVGLNLRNEGKREKVLGYTRRTQQGWEYTQDAIALVKSYYNTFPKLVEGIGSNRDKGVPDISALVKGEPAEVNKMLESARRWLKENASRLTSVDIDTQSLSVKSISVLENYLVKNAADPDAVRFIPSVVKGTPRQAVLRPDEAFHQLRGQRFDLGDRVVYVQDSGKAAIFSQGTVIGIKAVGVDVRLDVLFDDEFVGGNNFQGRASTNRGLNVAANTVINLTNRQMMYRPKGGNRGGKANGQQTNGKTNNARGRNNGRQGSPAASAVPKPKQPSPGVKILQRPRDAAPVAETSTLGEVPTAVAAATAAVSESATVPPAPAPKTEEELKKQSEALLDSLKSKTSADAKKQVLGNVLNQYSNPQPQGPSQHQQQGPPMHYGGPQGGFVPPPPPGFPTQGFPPQGYLPQGHFPPGYYPPQPFYPGQGYPQGPGPQNQQHQQGAPQGTPQGNEDLSAQLMAALQVSDNSQQPATGLANEGGRGRGGRGRGRGGRGRGGRGRGGQGQGGQQDANNPRIPQVTPRP is encoded by the exons ATGGGTATTCCTAAATTTTTCCGCTACATCAGTGAGCGATGGCCGCTGATTTCCCAACAAGTGATTGATACACAGATTCCTGA ATATGACAATCTGTACCTCGATATGAACTCGATTCTGCACGTGTGCACACACAAGGACGCAGATGTGACGTTCCAGCTGACGGAAGAACAAATGTTCCGCGCCATCTTCGAGTACATTGAGCATCTATTTTCCAAAATTCGGCCCAAGAAACTCTTCTTTATGGCCATTGACGGAGTCGCACCGAGAGCCAAGATGAACCAGCAGCGATCGCGACGATTCCGAACTGCCCTCGACGCCgaaaaggccaaggccaaggctctggaggagggcaCCATCCTGAAGGAGGACCAATTCGACTCCAACGCTATTACTCCCGGAACCGAGTTCATGGAGAAACTGACCACCCAACTCAACTACTTTGTGCACAAAAAGGTCAGTGAGGACGCTGACTGGCAGAACATTGACATTGTTCTTTCTGGTCACGAGGttccaggagaaggagagcaCAAGATCAACGAGTGCATCCGAATCAACAAGGCCCAGCCTGACTACGACCCCAACACCCGTCATTGTGTGTACGGTCTGGATGCCGATCTCATCATGCTGGGTCTGGGTTCCCACGACCCCCACTTCTCTCTTCTGCGAGAAGAGGTTGTCTTCGGTCCCCGACGAGCCGGTcccaaggctctggaggagcagaacTTTTATCTTCTGCACATTTCTCTGTTGCGAGAGTACCTTGAGCTGGAATTCCAGGACCTTGCTGACGAGATTTCGTTTCCCTATGACTTTGAGAGAATTCTGGATGACTACAtcctgctcttcttcttcgtcggAAACGATTTCTTGCCCAACTTGCCTCAGATTCACATCAATGAGGACTCCCATGCTCTTTTTGTAGAGTTGTACAAAAAGGTAATGAAGATTTCCGACGGCTACATCAATGACCGAGGAAACATCAACTTGCAGCGCCTGGATCTCTTCCTGGCTGAGATGGAAAAGTTTGAAATTGGTATTTTCGAGGAGCAGGCCATTGATCTGGCCTGGATCAACAAGGATCTTCCGGAGTTGACTCAAAAATACAAGTCCAAGCGTGGCGAGAAGCTCTATCTCTCACCCCaacagaaggagctggttGTGCAGAAACTGCGCCCCTTTGTTGATGCCCATCTTAAAAACAAGTCCAAGTCGGACTACGATCCTGATAATTTGCCCGAGATCGTATTTGATACTCTCTCCGAAGAGTGTGAATCTCTCGTCAAAGAGATCTCTCTGGACCTCGATTGCCGATTTCTCAAGAACTCTTCCACATCTTGTATGCTAATCGTCGATTACGATGGCCTCCGAGACGAGGAGAGTCCTGAAGAAGCCACCCAGCGCTTCATTGGCTACTCCCAGACCCTCAAGCGGTACGAGGCTGCTCCTGTCAAGACCGCCGAGGCGCTGGCCCAGCGAGAGGAGATTTACAATCAGAAGTTTGAGGAGTGGAAGGACGACTACTATAAAAAGAAGTTTGGTTGGTCGACTACCACCGACGAGGGCAAagccgagctcaaggctcTGACCGAAAACTACGTCGAGGGTCTGCAGTGGATTCTGCACTACTACTACGACGGCGTACCCTCGTGGTCTTGGTACTATGGCTACCACTATGCTCCTCGAGTTTCTGATGTGCGTAAGGGTCTGCAGGCCAATCTCAAGTTCAAGGCTGGCCAGCCCTTCAAGCccttccagcagctcatgGGTGTGCTGCCTGAGAGATCCAAGAAGCTCCTTCCTCAAGCTTACTGGCCCCTGATGGCCGACTCCAACTCGCCCATCTATGACTTCTACCCTAACGACTTTgagctggacaagaacgGAAAGAAGGCCGATTGGGAGGCAGTGGTCAAGATCCCATTTGTGGACGAGTCGCGTCTTCTGACAGCTATGGCTACGAAGGAGACTGGTCTTACTGCTGGAGAGAACAAGCGAAACGCATTTGGCAACAACTTGTTATTCAAATACTCGCCCCAGCAGGATTATGTCTACCCGTCTTCTATGCCCGGTGTCTTCCAGAACTTGGAGCACTGTCATTGTGTGGTTGAGAAATTTGACTTGCCTTCCATGGACGGTTTGGACGTGGTCATCGGCAAGAAGGATGGCTCCAAGTGGGGCAAGGACATGTTGTCCGGATTCCCCTCTCTCAAGACCCTTCCTTACACCTACGACATTGAGGCTGCTGGTGTTCGAATCTTCCAGCAGGATTCGCGAAACAACACTCTGGTGCtcaacatcatcaactCCTACAAGAACCGATCTCCCGAATCCATTGCTCGAGAGTTGATGGACCAGTCCATCTACGTCAACTATCCTTACCTGCGAGAGGCCAAGGTGATTGCTGTTTCAGACGAGCTGTTCTCTTACACCTTTGAGAACGGCAAGGTCAACAAATCTCCCCATTCCGACaccatggccaaggagtGGGCCACCGGATCCCGAAAGATCAAGAACGACTacatcaagaagcagggTATCAAGAGCGGTAACATCTTTGTCGTTCTTCATGTCCGTTTCCTGGCTGGTATGAAGAAGGGAGACGATGGATCTCTTGTCAAGGACTTTACTGGAGCCACTGGTTCTTTCCCTGTTCAGACTATTGTTGAGAAGGTGGTCAACGAGGATGAGCGGTACAAGGAGCGAGCTGCTCAGCCTATCGCTGCCGAGTTCCCTCTCGAGTCGCGTGTCATTCTCATGTCCGACTTCTGCTATGGTGCTGAGGCCCAGGTTGTCAACCACATTGGCAACACCAAGATGGATCTCCAGGTCAAGAAGTCTGCACCCAACTCTCCCGCTGTTGTGCTTGCGGATGTGGGTAAAAAGATTGCTCGAACAGAGTACGCTACCACCAAGTACTACCCCTCGTATCAGGCCGCCAAGATGGCCGGTATCCAGTCGTCTCTCCTCGGTCGAATCTGCTCCAAGTGTCTGATTCAGAAGGGAGACTCTAAGATTGACGTAGGTCTCAACCTGCGAAATGAGGGCAAGCGAGAAAAGGTGCTTGGCTACACCCGGCGAACTCAGCAGGGCTGGGAGTACACCCAGGATGCCATTGCTCTGGTCAAGAGCTACTACAACACCTTCCCCAAGCTGGTCGAGGGTATTGGTTCCAACCGAGACAAGGGCGTGCCTGACATTTCTGCTCTGGTCAAAGGCGAACCTGCTGAGGTCAACAAGATGCTTGAATCTGCTCGGCGAtggctcaaggagaacgcCTCCCGACTGACTTCTGTGGATATTGACACTCAGTCTCTATCGGTCAAGTCCATCTCTGTTCTTGAGAACTATCTCGTCAAGAACGCTGCTGACCCTGATGCTGTGCGGTTTATCCCCTCCGTTGTGAAGGGTACTCCTCGTCAGGCTGTTCTTCGACCTGATGAGGCCTTCCACCAGCTTCGTGGCCAGCGATTCGATCTGGGGGACCGGGTTGTGTATGTCCAGGACTCTGGAAAGGCTGCCATCTTTTCTCAGGGTACCGTGATCGGTATCAAGGCCGTTGGCGTGGATGTTCGGCTGGATGTGCTGTTTGATGACGAGTTTGTCGGTGGCAACAACTTCCAGGGCCGAGCTTCCACCAACCGAGGTCTCAACGTCGCTGCCAACACCGTCATCAACCTGACCAACCGGCAGATGATGTACCGACCCAAGGGCGGCAACCGAGGTGGCAAGGCTAATGGCCAGCAGACCAACGGCAAGACCAACAACGCCCGGGGCCGAAACAACGGCCGACAGGGTTCTCCTGCCGCTTCTGCAGtgcccaagcccaagcaGCCCTCTCCTGGTGTCAAGATTCTTCAGCGACCCAGAGACGctgctcctgttgctgagaCCTCTACTTTAGGTGAGGTCCCCActgctgtggctgctgctaCCGCTGCTGTATCAGAGTCTGCTACTGTccctcctgctcccgctcccaagaccgaggaggagctgaagaAACAGAGCGAGGCTCTTTTGGACTctctcaagtccaagaCTTCTGCTgacgccaagaagcaggTCCTGGGCAACGTGCTGAACCAGTACTCCAACCCTCAGCCCCAGGGACCTTctcagcaccagcagcagggccCTCCTATGCACTACGGAGGCCCCCAGGGTGGATTTGTaccccctccccctcccgGATTCCCTACCCAGGGATTTCCCCCCCAGGGCTACCTCCCTCAAGGACACTTCCCTCCCGGATATTACCCTCCCCAGCCTTTCTACCCTGGTCAGGGTTATCCTCAGGGACCTGGCCCTcagaaccagcagcaccagcaggGCGCTCCTCAGGGAACTCCTCAGGGCAATGAAGACCTCTCTGCACAGTTGATGGCTGCCCTGCAGGTTTCTGATAACTCTCAGCAGCCTGCCACCGGACTTGCCAAtgaaggaggccgaggacgaggaggacggGGTcgaggacgtggaggacGTGGACGTGGAGGACGTGGTCGAGGTGGACAAGGTCAGGGCGGACAGCAGGATGCCAACAACCCTCGGATTCCCCAGGTGACTCCCCGGCCTTAG
- a CDS encoding uncharacterized protein (Compare to YALI0C23210g, similar to Saccharomyces cerevisiae DCD1 (YHR144C); ancestral locus Anc_2.84, similar to uniprot|P06773 Saccharomyces cerevisiae YHR144c DCD1 deoxycytidylate deaminase) produces MFIGISGLPYSGIDEVADYLVEELQFKRVYLRHGDSNDDLHFNTVDELVAHVTPRWQTHYVLAGIDSAAELKALEVRPFFLHLTVDAPMLESFERAKKTTPDLSLETFIEDMETRKYSNELTLVANSAKVHLVNKNGVNSTELRAHLRQMDLMETSRVRPSWDAYFMRLADLAAERSNCMKRQVGCVIVRDSRVICTGYNGTPRGAVNCNEGGCARCNSGEAGAALSTCLCLHAEENALLEAGRERIRDTSKLYCNTCPCLTCSIKIVQAGIKEVIYSKSYNMDAQSSKVLHDAGVTLRQFTAPVEYYSN; encoded by the coding sequence ATGTTCATCGGAATTTCAGGACTGCCCTACTCCGGTATCGACGAGGTGGCCGACTATCTCGTTGAAGAGCTGCAGTTCAAACGGGTCTATCTGCGACACGGAGACTCTAACGACGATCTGCATTTCAACACCGTGGACGAGCTGGTAGCCCATGTGACTCCCAGATGGCAGACGCACTATGTTCTAGCAGGCATCGATTCGGCGGCCGAACtgaaggctctggaggtgcGTCCTTTCTTTTTGCATTTGACTGTCGACGCCCCTATGCTTGAGAGCTTTGAGAGGGCCAAGAAGACAACCCCTGATCTGAGCCTGGAAACGTTTATTGAGGACATGGAGACACGCAAGTATTCGAATGAGCTCACCCTCGTTGCCAATAGTGCCAAGGTTCACCTGGTCAACAAGAACGGCGTCAATTCCACCGAGCTCAGAGCGCATTTGCGACAGATGGATCTCATGGAAACCTCGCGTGTAAGACCATCCTGGGACGCCTACTTTATGCGTCTGGCTGATCTTGCCGCTGAGAGATCCAACTGCATGAAGAGACAAGTGGGGTGTGTCATTGTGCGGGACTCGAGAGTCATTTGTACGGGTTACAATGGTACTCCTCGAGGAGCTGTCAACTGTAACGAAGGAGGATGTGCTCGATGTAACTCTGGAGAGGCCGGGGCAGCGCTTTCGActtgtctgtgtttgcaTGCCGAAGAAAATGCTCTCTTGGAGGCAGGAAGAGAACGGATCAGGGACACCTCCAAGCTGTATTGCAACACATGTCCTTGTTTGACTTGTTCCATCAAGATTGTCCAGGCTGGAATCAAGGAGGTCATTTACAGCAAGAGCTACAATATGGATGCTCAGAGCAGTAAGGTGTTGCATGATGCTGGAGTGACCCTCAGACAGTTTACTGCTCCTGTGGAGTACTACTCGAATTAG